In Paenibacillus larvae subsp. larvae, the following proteins share a genomic window:
- the aepX gene encoding phosphoenolpyruvate mutase, whose protein sequence is MNKSTLLKQLIQSPKPEFLMEAHNGLSAKIVEETGFKGIWASGLSISASLGVRDNNEASWSQVLDVLEFMSDATTIPILLDGDTGYGNFNNARRLVKKLEQRNIGGVCIEDKVFPKTNSFIGTGPQPLADIDEFCGKIKAMKDSQTNDDFIVIARVESFIAGLGLEETLRRSEAYRQAGVDAVLIHSKRTDAEEIASFMKEWGGRLPVVIVPTKYYSTPTIRFHEMGISTIIWANHNMRASVEAMQRISRQIFQDESLLAVEGSIAHLDEVFRLQQVEELQEAEARYLPSVNRIRGDCP, encoded by the coding sequence ATGAATAAATCAACTTTATTGAAACAGCTTATACAATCGCCGAAACCTGAATTTTTAATGGAAGCCCACAACGGCTTGTCTGCAAAAATAGTGGAAGAAACCGGCTTTAAAGGAATCTGGGCCAGTGGTTTATCAATCTCGGCCTCACTTGGTGTCAGGGACAACAATGAAGCTTCCTGGTCACAGGTGCTTGATGTGCTGGAGTTTATGAGTGATGCAACAACCATTCCGATTTTGCTTGATGGAGATACAGGATATGGAAACTTCAACAATGCAAGACGTCTGGTTAAAAAATTAGAGCAGCGAAATATCGGGGGAGTTTGTATTGAAGATAAGGTATTTCCAAAAACCAACTCTTTTATAGGGACCGGACCCCAGCCTCTTGCCGATATAGATGAGTTTTGTGGCAAAATTAAAGCCATGAAAGACTCTCAGACGAATGATGATTTTATTGTCATTGCCAGAGTGGAATCCTTTATCGCGGGCTTAGGACTCGAAGAAACGCTGCGTCGTTCCGAAGCGTACCGTCAAGCGGGAGTGGATGCGGTTCTTATACACAGTAAGAGGACGGATGCCGAGGAAATTGCTTCTTTCATGAAAGAATGGGGAGGTAGACTTCCTGTAGTTATTGTCCCCACCAAGTACTATTCCACGCCAACAATCCGTTTCCATGAAATGGGGATCAGTACGATCATCTGGGCCAATCATAATATGAGGGCATCGGTAGAAGCCATGCAGAGAATTTCCCGGCAAATTTTTCAGGATGAAAGTCTTCTGGCAGTCGAAGGCAGTATTGCCCACTTAGACGAAGTTTTCCGGCTGCAGCAGGTTGAAGAACTGCAGGAAGCTGAAGCCAGGTATCTTCCTTCAGTGAACAGAATCCGTGGCGATTGTCCATGA
- a CDS encoding YheC/YheD family protein, whose translation MSPYKIKGKMVKHNTLSKRAELRPYLHELHWYTAQRALLMLDSHSSIFIKPDRGSGGSGIVKINKKGGGTYQIRIGHKRKKVGLSSLRRFLNGYQNPPKTYVVQRGIELARYKGNVFDVRVYLQKPVSEWEVSGLVARVAPRKSYITNYHKGGKAEVLEKVLIPLFADNYFNVDNCINELKQLSLTIAEELNKKFPNIRELGVDLGVERSGRIWIIEANTRPKHILFTKLPDKSMLDQIRRNKKLIYPSASL comes from the coding sequence GATGGTCAAACACAACACATTATCCAAACGGGCCGAACTGCGTCCGTATTTACATGAACTTCACTGGTACACTGCCCAAAGAGCCTTGCTTATGCTTGACTCTCATTCCTCTATCTTCATTAAACCGGATCGAGGCAGCGGAGGATCAGGTATTGTCAAAATCAATAAAAAAGGCGGTGGTACGTATCAAATTCGCATCGGACATAAACGGAAAAAAGTCGGACTTTCTTCATTAAGACGTTTTTTAAACGGTTACCAGAATCCTCCAAAGACTTATGTTGTGCAGAGAGGAATTGAATTAGCCCGGTATAAAGGAAATGTGTTTGACGTTAGAGTATATCTGCAGAAACCTGTGTCGGAATGGGAAGTCTCCGGGCTCGTAGCCCGCGTTGCCCCCAGGAAAAGCTACATTACCAACTATCATAAAGGAGGGAAAGCGGAGGTATTGGAAAAAGTGCTTATACCCCTTTTTGCGGATAACTATTTTAATGTGGATAATTGTATAAATGAACTCAAACAATTATCCCTCACCATTGCCGAAGAGCTTAATAAAAAATTCCCGAATATTCGGGAACTTGGAGTTGATCTTGGGGTGGAAAGAAGTGGCCGTATCTGGATTATTGAGGCAAATACAAGGCCAAAACATATTCTTTTTACCAAACTTCCAGATAAGTCCATGCTTGATCAAATAAGGAGAAATAAGAAGCTTATATATCCAAGCGCTTCATTGTGA